One Mesorhizobium sp. DNA window includes the following coding sequences:
- a CDS encoding autoinducer binding domain-containing protein yields MTERWKLDKQLGELIDAMETAQEDDTVRSALQTFTRASSFQYYAYFCFGGPEESAVTNYPLEWQELYLSNDYGAIDPVVKTAQRRMAPFSWSAPHLRKDHRGQIAFLNEAERHGICSGFTIPIKAGFGRVAMLTVAGEAKEQPDIIIRDPVQAATAVAFVHVNIIRLTANILMKSKAGLSSRELTCLTWASLGKTNWETAQMIGIAENTVRFYLKQARDKLGAKNIPHTVRLAVKRKII; encoded by the coding sequence ATGACCGAACGATGGAAGCTGGACAAACAGCTTGGTGAGTTGATCGATGCCATGGAGACGGCGCAGGAGGACGATACGGTTCGCTCGGCCCTGCAGACCTTCACCCGTGCGTCGTCATTTCAGTATTATGCCTATTTCTGTTTTGGCGGGCCTGAGGAGTCTGCCGTCACAAACTATCCGTTGGAATGGCAGGAACTCTATCTCAGCAACGACTATGGCGCGATCGACCCAGTGGTGAAGACCGCCCAACGGCGCATGGCTCCATTCTCGTGGTCGGCTCCCCATCTGAGGAAAGACCATCGCGGTCAGATCGCATTCCTGAATGAAGCGGAACGCCATGGCATTTGCTCGGGCTTCACGATCCCGATCAAGGCCGGCTTCGGCAGGGTGGCGATGCTCACGGTTGCGGGCGAAGCCAAGGAACAACCCGACATCATCATTCGCGACCCCGTACAGGCAGCGACGGCGGTCGCCTTCGTGCACGTCAACATCATCCGGCTGACCGCAAACATTCTGATGAAGTCGAAAGCCGGATTGTCGAGCCGGGAATTGACCTGCCTGACCTGGGCGTCACTCGGTAAGACCAATTGGGAGACAGCGCAGATGATCGGCATTGCCGAGAATACCGTTCGCTTCTACCTCAAACAGGCTCGCGACAAGCTGGGGGCAAAGAATATTCCCCATACCGTGCGGCTTGCAGTCAAACGAAAGATCATCTGA
- the trbJ gene encoding P-type conjugative transfer protein TrbJ, which translates to MQPRFSGRFRIVAALAVASGMLAPAQLHAGAVTGQATEWTQLLNNSELIALTGQSAEQIKNQVTQITQLAEQIQNQLNIYQNMLQNTAQLPSRIWGQVENDLNQLRNLVGEGQGIAFSMGNLDDVLKSRFQSFADFKTGLAGGETFSSSYQQWSDTNRDTIGATLRAAGLTAEQFGSEEATMAQLRSASESADGQMKALQIGHEIATQQVAQAQKLRGLVSQQVTMLGTWLQSEQAAKDLAQTRREEFFNSTAPSTSGGQTMEPRW; encoded by the coding sequence ATGCAACCGAGATTTTCAGGCAGGTTTAGGATCGTTGCAGCCCTGGCTGTGGCTAGCGGCATGCTTGCGCCGGCGCAACTCCACGCCGGAGCGGTGACCGGCCAGGCGACGGAGTGGACGCAGCTTCTGAACAATAGCGAGCTGATCGCGCTGACCGGCCAGTCCGCGGAGCAGATCAAGAACCAGGTCACGCAGATCACGCAGCTGGCCGAGCAGATCCAGAACCAGCTCAACATCTACCAGAACATGCTGCAGAACACGGCGCAGCTGCCGTCGCGCATCTGGGGCCAGGTGGAGAACGATCTCAACCAGCTGCGCAATCTGGTGGGCGAAGGGCAGGGGATCGCCTTCTCGATGGGCAATCTCGACGACGTCCTCAAATCCCGCTTCCAGAGCTTTGCCGACTTCAAGACCGGCCTTGCCGGCGGTGAAACCTTCTCCTCCAGCTATCAGCAGTGGTCGGACACCAATCGCGATACGATCGGTGCCACGCTACGCGCGGCGGGCCTGACCGCCGAGCAGTTCGGCAGCGAAGAAGCGACGATGGCGCAATTGCGCTCCGCATCCGAAAGCGCCGACGGGCAGATGAAGGCGCTGCAGATCGGCCACGAGATCGCCACCCAACAGGTCGCACAGGCGCAGAAGCTGCGTGGTCTGGTCTCGCAGCAGGTGACGATGCTCGGCACCTGGTTGCAATCCGAGCAGGCGGCAAAGGATCTCGCCCAGACGAGGCGCGAAGAGTTCTTCAATTCCACCGCGCCATCCACCTCCGGCGGCCAGACGATGGAGCCGCGCTGGTGA
- a CDS encoding conjugal transfer protein TrbF has product MARNKAPDNPYLAARHEWNERYGSAIHAARSWKIVGVTGMLMAVIGFGYALYLSTQVKLVPYIVEVDRLGTAVQAGFPQQIEYADPRVVRATLGSFIASFRSVTPDTVVQKQYIDRTYALLRTADPATEKINNWFRGNSPFDRARTMTVSIEATSIVPLSNQTYQVDWTEYERDRQGKELATRRFRGIATVTLTPPQDESVIRLNPIGLYLTDFDWTAQL; this is encoded by the coding sequence ATGGCGAGGAATAAGGCTCCGGACAATCCATATCTGGCCGCACGGCATGAGTGGAACGAGCGCTACGGCTCGGCGATCCACGCGGCACGATCCTGGAAGATCGTCGGCGTGACCGGCATGCTGATGGCGGTGATCGGCTTCGGCTATGCCCTTTACCTGAGTACTCAAGTGAAGCTCGTTCCCTATATCGTCGAGGTCGACCGGCTGGGCACCGCGGTCCAGGCCGGCTTCCCACAGCAGATCGAATATGCCGATCCCCGCGTCGTTCGTGCGACGCTCGGATCCTTCATCGCCAGCTTCCGGTCGGTGACACCCGATACCGTGGTGCAGAAGCAATATATCGACCGCACCTACGCACTGCTGCGCACCGCCGATCCGGCGACCGAGAAGATCAACAACTGGTTCCGCGGCAATTCTCCTTTCGATCGTGCGCGCACCATGACCGTGTCGATCGAGGCAACCAGCATCGTGCCCTTGTCGAACCAGACGTACCAGGTCGACTGGACCGAGTATGAGCGCGACCGGCAGGGCAAGGAGCTGGCAACACGCCGCTTCCGGGGGATCGCCACGGTGACGCTGACACCGCCGCAGGATGAATCCGTCATCCGTCTCAATCCGATCGGCCTTTACCTGACGGATTTCGACTGGACGGCGCAGTTGTGA
- the fosX gene encoding FosX/FosE/FosI family fosfomycin resistance hydrolase: MIEGLSHMTFIVRDLDRMEQILKSVFDARKVYDSGTETFSLTKERFFLIGDKDEPIWIATMEGEALPSRTYNHVAFKIADDDYEDYLERVRALHLQIREGRSRVPGEGQSIYFYDDDNHMFELHTGTLDERLKRYAESR, from the coding sequence TTGATTGAGGGCCTTAGCCACATGACATTCATCGTTCGGGACCTCGACCGTATGGAGCAAATTCTGAAATCGGTGTTCGATGCACGAAAGGTTTATGACAGCGGTACTGAAACTTTCTCGCTCACGAAAGAACGCTTCTTTCTCATAGGCGACAAAGATGAGCCCATTTGGATTGCCACGATGGAGGGGGAAGCCTTGCCATCGCGCACCTACAATCACGTAGCTTTCAAAATCGCGGACGACGACTACGAGGACTATCTCGAACGGGTTCGCGCCCTTCACCTACAGATTCGGGAGGGGCGTTCGCGTGTTCCAGGCGAAGGGCAGTCAATTTACTTCTATGACGATGACAACCACATGTTCGAGCTGCACACAGGTACGCTCGACGAGCGGCTAAAACGATACGCCGAGAGTCGTTAG
- the blaOXA gene encoding class D beta-lactamase yields MRKIAIASGAAVLAFTMHAETEPRVICTLAQEIGSPEPLVREGACDERMSAASTFKIPISLMGFDSGILTASDQPEWQFHDGYVDWNPAWRLPTTPERWMRLSVVWFSQEITKQIGHERFANYVEDFDYGNKDLAGDAGEANGLTNAWLSSSLQISPAEQVRFLTRMVEGDLPVKPAAVEETTKLLELDEQPNGWQIFGKTGAGMPFGDDGNLLQGQPFGWYVGWAEKGNRKIAFARLVRFSERPETTPAIITRDGLINRLFGESGLRCL; encoded by the coding sequence ATGCGAAAGATTGCCATTGCGTCGGGGGCGGCAGTCCTCGCCTTTACGATGCACGCCGAGACGGAGCCGCGTGTGATCTGCACACTCGCGCAGGAGATCGGATCGCCGGAACCTTTGGTCCGAGAGGGAGCCTGTGACGAGCGCATGTCCGCCGCATCGACCTTCAAGATACCGATCAGCCTAATGGGGTTCGACAGCGGCATCCTCACCGCGTCAGATCAGCCCGAATGGCAGTTTCATGATGGGTACGTAGACTGGAACCCCGCATGGCGCCTGCCGACGACACCCGAACGCTGGATGCGTCTGTCGGTCGTATGGTTTTCGCAGGAGATCACCAAGCAGATCGGGCACGAGCGCTTCGCGAACTACGTGGAGGATTTCGACTACGGCAATAAAGACCTCGCCGGGGATGCTGGCGAGGCAAACGGTCTGACAAACGCCTGGCTCAGTTCATCGTTGCAGATTTCCCCCGCTGAGCAGGTCCGCTTCCTGACGCGGATGGTCGAAGGCGATCTGCCAGTTAAACCTGCGGCGGTCGAGGAAACAACAAAGCTGCTTGAGTTAGATGAGCAGCCAAATGGCTGGCAGATATTTGGAAAGACTGGCGCGGGCATGCCCTTTGGTGACGATGGCAATTTGCTACAGGGGCAGCCGTTCGGTTGGTATGTTGGGTGGGCGGAGAAAGGTAACCGAAAGATCGCCTTCGCGCGGCTTGTTCGGTTCAGCGAGCGCCCGGAAACTACGCCGGCGATTATCACGCGCGATGGATTGATCAATCGCCTTTTCGGCGAGAGCGGTCTCAGATGCCTATAG
- the trbI gene encoding IncP-type conjugal transfer protein TrbI: MSETLKLGGDIPSRKAPNIRRLNRLPIIAAIVLVVLFFAVIIYGLTNRGLIFGDRQGGDAAPSSRPASTYGDQLKQGVSDGIIGEPVQTPFQPTPVERRAGEQTTPVVVPTENDPVPVRANNLEPEEVWRARIEREQQEQILRELHRQRMASIQADEAAFNSPIAVSLQEHDAASSSQAQNAETTTAASRPGSAMDLYAAAIQAGALGQNTDPNGQAAKESFFNQDIKDLGYLPNQVVPQQSPYELKRGSVIPATLVTGINSDLPGRITAQVSQNVYDSKTGRHVLIPQGSKLLGRYDSKVVFGQSRVLVIWTDIIFPNGSTLQIGGMPGVDAAGYGGFSDKVDNHYLRSFGSAILVALIGAGTEMMIPQDRNAFGESNSTEDAARRSFADTFGKMAEQTVSKNLNVQPTLEIRPGYRFNVLVEQDIIFPGSQQG; this comes from the coding sequence GTGAGCGAGACCCTGAAGCTCGGCGGTGACATCCCATCTCGGAAGGCTCCGAACATCCGCCGGCTGAACCGGCTCCCGATCATTGCGGCGATCGTGCTGGTGGTGCTGTTCTTTGCCGTCATCATCTATGGGCTCACGAACCGCGGCCTGATCTTCGGGGACCGGCAAGGCGGGGATGCCGCGCCCAGCTCCCGGCCGGCGTCGACCTATGGTGATCAACTCAAGCAGGGTGTTTCGGACGGGATCATTGGCGAGCCTGTCCAGACGCCGTTTCAGCCGACACCCGTTGAAAGGCGTGCGGGCGAGCAGACGACGCCCGTCGTCGTTCCGACTGAAAACGACCCCGTGCCGGTGCGCGCGAACAACCTGGAGCCGGAAGAGGTCTGGCGTGCACGCATCGAGCGCGAGCAGCAGGAACAGATCCTGCGTGAACTCCATCGCCAGCGCATGGCCTCGATCCAGGCCGATGAGGCGGCGTTCAACTCCCCGATCGCGGTGAGCCTGCAGGAGCACGATGCCGCCTCGAGCTCACAGGCCCAAAACGCAGAAACGACAACGGCGGCTTCCCGGCCGGGAAGCGCAATGGACCTGTACGCCGCTGCCATTCAGGCCGGCGCGCTCGGACAGAATACCGACCCGAACGGACAGGCAGCGAAGGAGAGCTTCTTCAATCAGGACATCAAGGATCTCGGCTACCTGCCGAACCAGGTCGTGCCGCAGCAATCCCCCTATGAGCTGAAACGCGGCTCCGTCATTCCAGCAACGCTCGTCACCGGCATCAACTCCGACCTCCCCGGTCGCATTACCGCGCAGGTCTCGCAGAATGTCTATGACAGCAAGACCGGCCGGCATGTGCTGATCCCGCAGGGCTCGAAACTGCTCGGCCGCTACGACTCCAAGGTCGTGTTCGGGCAGAGCCGGGTGCTCGTGATCTGGACCGACATCATCTTCCCGAACGGTTCCACGCTACAGATCGGCGGTATGCCCGGTGTGGATGCCGCCGGCTATGGTGGTTTCAGCGACAAGGTCGACAACCACTATCTGCGTTCGTTCGGCTCGGCCATTTTGGTCGCGCTGATCGGTGCGGGAACCGAAATGATGATCCCGCAGGATCGCAACGCCTTTGGTGAATCGAACAGCACTGAGGATGCGGCGCGCCGGAGCTTCGCCGACACCTTCGGCAAGATGGCGGAGCAGACGGTTTCGAAGAACCTCAACGTTCAACCGACGCTAGAGATACGGCCCGGCTACCGGTTCAACGTTCTGGTGGAGCAGGATATTATTTTCCCCGGCTCGCAGCAAGGCTGA
- the trbH gene encoding conjugal transfer protein TrbH, producing MSIVSTRRNILDLLLCGIALAGCQTLGGSGLIASSAYSGLAPEAANAIADDMVGRFAEHVGPGSNTIQLKADGSVFGQSLETSLKGWGYAVATNQKAEGGNLVPLAYVVDTFENNVLARLSTNSLTLTRVYTVTTTGAAPASPLSVMTTGQGG from the coding sequence ATGTCGATCGTCTCAACCCGCCGGAACATCCTCGACCTGCTGCTCTGCGGTATAGCGCTTGCCGGGTGCCAGACGCTCGGTGGATCGGGCTTGATTGCCAGCTCCGCCTATAGCGGTCTTGCTCCGGAAGCTGCGAACGCAATTGCCGACGACATGGTTGGGCGCTTCGCCGAGCATGTCGGGCCGGGTAGCAATACGATCCAGCTGAAGGCGGACGGCTCGGTCTTTGGCCAGAGCCTTGAGACCTCTCTCAAGGGATGGGGGTACGCCGTGGCGACGAACCAGAAGGCCGAGGGCGGCAATCTCGTCCCGCTCGCCTATGTCGTCGACACATTCGAGAACAATGTGCTGGCCCGCCTGTCGACCAACTCGCTCACATTGACACGCGTCTACACGGTGACAACGACCGGCGCTGCGCCGGCGAGCCCGCTTTCCGTCATGACGACAGGGCAGGGGGGCTGA
- a CDS encoding conjugal transfer protein TrbD — MAEPSTPLAHSMIHRALSRPNLLMGADRELVLLTGLAAVILVFVVLTWFSALFGIAIWIGVVAALRMMAKADPMMRRVYIRHIAYRPVYRATSTPWRKA, encoded by the coding sequence ATGGCTGAGCCCTCGACGCCGCTCGCGCATTCCATGATCCATCGAGCGCTGTCGCGTCCGAACCTGCTGATGGGCGCCGATCGCGAGCTCGTGCTCCTGACAGGCCTGGCCGCTGTCATTCTCGTCTTCGTCGTGCTGACCTGGTTCTCGGCTTTGTTCGGCATTGCGATCTGGATTGGCGTCGTGGCGGCGCTGCGGATGATGGCCAAGGCCGATCCGATGATGCGCAGGGTATATATCCGTCACATCGCCTATCGGCCGGTCTATCGCGCGACGTCAACACCCTGGCGGAAAGCGTAA
- the trbL gene encoding P-type conjugative transfer protein TrbL, with protein sequence MARWLNKTFGGRLAAALFALLVLIVPSFAQDGGLLTNLENEIATAARGWQTTVMQAARSLFWILAGIEVGIAAVWLALAAASLDTWFAELVRRILFIGLFVFILEQGPDFARAIVDSLFDIGAGGGSASPANVFNAGLKVASTMSEKAKFGLWEDNALAIAAVFAMIVVVICFSLVAAIFISVMVEMYVGLLAGMIMLGLGGSSFTKDFAVRYLVYAFSVGMKLLALVMIARIGSEVLINLANGPAGSDEFLSTLAIGGISVVVFIISIYVPNILQGVVQGVSVTGGMEAIRHGGQAASFAAGSAALAWGGARAGASAYSDARASGSSFGAAALKGMAEGVGAAGGSLTTAAKDKAIGTPGTWGASTMGLANAKLDRGQASKPSSSRTKGKP encoded by the coding sequence ATGGCGCGGTGGCTGAACAAGACATTCGGGGGAAGATTAGCGGCGGCGTTGTTTGCACTGCTTGTTCTCATCGTCCCTTCATTCGCTCAGGACGGTGGTCTTTTGACCAATCTGGAAAACGAGATCGCAACGGCCGCCCGGGGTTGGCAAACGACCGTCATGCAGGCTGCCCGCTCGCTGTTCTGGATCCTGGCCGGCATCGAGGTCGGCATCGCCGCCGTCTGGCTGGCGCTGGCCGCGGCCTCGCTCGATACCTGGTTCGCCGAACTCGTCCGCAGGATCCTCTTCATCGGCCTCTTCGTCTTCATTCTCGAGCAAGGGCCGGACTTTGCACGCGCCATCGTCGACAGCCTCTTCGATATCGGAGCAGGCGGCGGTTCGGCATCTCCCGCCAACGTCTTCAATGCGGGGCTGAAGGTTGCCTCGACCATGTCCGAGAAAGCGAAGTTCGGCCTTTGGGAAGACAATGCGCTGGCGATCGCCGCGGTGTTCGCCATGATCGTTGTCGTCATCTGCTTCTCGCTCGTCGCTGCGATCTTCATCTCGGTCATGGTCGAGATGTATGTCGGCCTGCTTGCCGGCATGATCATGCTCGGCCTTGGCGGCTCAAGCTTCACCAAGGACTTTGCCGTCCGCTATCTGGTCTATGCCTTCTCGGTCGGCATGAAGCTGCTGGCGCTCGTCATGATCGCCCGCATCGGCTCCGAGGTCCTCATCAATCTCGCCAACGGCCCGGCCGGGTCCGACGAGTTCCTGTCGACGCTGGCGATCGGCGGCATCTCCGTCGTCGTCTTCATCATCTCGATCTATGTGCCCAACATCCTCCAGGGCGTGGTGCAGGGTGTCTCCGTCACCGGCGGCATGGAGGCGATAAGGCATGGCGGGCAGGCAGCGAGCTTCGCGGCCGGCTCTGCGGCTCTTGCCTGGGGCGGCGCACGGGCAGGGGCCTCGGCCTACTCCGACGCCCGGGCATCCGGCTCGTCCTTTGGTGCCGCGGCCCTCAAAGGCATGGCCGAGGGCGTCGGCGCTGCGGGGGGTTCGCTAACCACTGCCGCGAAGGACAAGGCGATCGGAACGCCCGGCACCTGGGGCGCGTCCACCATGGGTCTCGCCAACGCCAAGCTCGACCGCGGGCAGGCGTCGAAACCATCCTCATCCCGAACGAAGGGCAAACCATGA
- a CDS encoding conjugal transfer protein TrbE — protein sequence MVALRAFRHSGPSFSDLLPYAGLVDNGIMLLKDGSLMAGWYCAGPDSESSTNLERNEVVRQINSIFARLGSGWMIQVEAVRIPSTGYAAEEDCHFPDPVTRAIDNERRDHFERERGHYESEHALILTYRPPERRRAGLVRYIYSDDESRGADYADTVLESFRNSIREIEQYLGNVLSIRRMVTREAESENGYRLARYDELFQFVRFCIGGENHPVRLPDIPMYLDWLATAEYQHGLSPMIDGRYLAVVAIDGFPAESWPGILGSLDLMPLTYRWSSRFIFLDEQEARQKLERTRKKWQQKVRPFFDQLFQTQSRSLDQDAMAMVAETEDAIAQAASQLVAYGYYTPVLILFDEDHVRLQDKAESVRRLIQAEGFGARVETLNATEAYLGSLPGNWYANVREPLINTRNLADLVPLNSVWSGIAAAPCPFYKPASPPLMQVASGSTPFRFNLHVDDVGHTLVFGPTGSGKSTLLSLIAAQFRRYAGAQLFAFDKGNSMLPLTLAAGGDHYDIAGEGAALSFCPLADLESEGDRAWASEWIETLVAMQGVQITPEHRNAISRQIGLLVQSKGRSLSDFVSGVQHREIKTALHHYTVDGPMGQLLDAEEDGLSLGSFQTFEIEQLMNMGERNLVPVLLYLFRRIEKRLTGAPSLIILDEAWLMLGHPTFRDKIREWLKVLRKANCAVVLATQSISDAERSGIIDVLKESCPTKVCLPNGAAREPGTREFYERIGFNERQIEIVATATPKREYYVSSPEGRRLFDMALGPVALAFVGAAGKEDLKRIRTLVEQFGPDWPVQWLTERGIGNATEIFRQV from the coding sequence ATGGTTGCGCTGCGAGCCTTTCGACATTCCGGGCCGTCCTTCTCCGACCTACTTCCCTATGCCGGCCTGGTCGACAATGGCATCATGCTTCTGAAGGACGGGAGCCTGATGGCCGGCTGGTATTGTGCCGGCCCCGACAGCGAAAGCTCGACCAATCTCGAACGCAACGAGGTCGTGCGGCAGATCAATTCGATCTTCGCACGGCTCGGCTCCGGCTGGATGATTCAGGTCGAGGCGGTGCGAATTCCAAGCACCGGCTATGCGGCCGAAGAGGACTGCCACTTTCCCGATCCGGTCACGCGCGCGATCGACAATGAGCGCAGGGATCATTTCGAGCGGGAGAGAGGGCATTACGAGAGCGAGCACGCGCTGATCCTGACTTATCGGCCGCCGGAGCGGCGCAGGGCGGGTCTCGTCCGCTACATCTATTCCGACGACGAAAGCCGCGGCGCCGACTATGCCGACACGGTGCTGGAGAGTTTCAGGAACTCGATCCGCGAGATCGAGCAATATCTCGGCAATGTGCTGTCGATCCGGCGCATGGTCACGCGCGAGGCAGAAAGCGAGAACGGCTATCGCCTGGCACGCTATGACGAACTCTTCCAATTCGTGCGGTTCTGCATTGGCGGCGAGAACCATCCGGTCAGATTGCCGGACATACCGATGTATCTCGACTGGCTGGCCACCGCCGAATATCAGCATGGCCTCTCGCCGATGATCGACGGCCGCTATCTGGCCGTCGTCGCCATCGACGGATTTCCGGCCGAAAGCTGGCCGGGGATTCTCGGTTCGCTCGACCTGATGCCGCTCACCTATCGCTGGTCGAGCCGCTTCATCTTCCTCGACGAGCAGGAAGCGCGCCAGAAGCTCGAACGCACGCGCAAGAAATGGCAGCAGAAGGTCCGGCCCTTCTTCGACCAGCTGTTCCAGACCCAAAGCCGCTCGCTCGACCAGGACGCGATGGCCATGGTCGCCGAGACGGAAGATGCGATCGCGCAGGCTGCCTCGCAACTCGTGGCCTATGGCTATTATACGCCGGTCCTGATCCTGTTCGATGAGGATCATGTACGCCTCCAGGACAAGGCCGAGTCCGTCCGTCGACTGATCCAGGCTGAAGGGTTCGGCGCCCGCGTCGAGACGCTCAATGCGACCGAGGCCTATCTCGGCTCGCTGCCCGGCAACTGGTACGCCAATGTCCGCGAGCCGCTGATCAACACGCGCAATCTCGCCGACCTCGTGCCGCTCAATTCCGTCTGGTCGGGAATTGCCGCCGCACCGTGCCCGTTCTACAAGCCGGCGTCGCCACCCCTGATGCAGGTCGCGTCGGGTTCGACGCCATTCCGCTTCAACCTGCATGTCGACGATGTCGGCCACACGCTGGTGTTCGGCCCGACAGGCTCCGGCAAGTCGACCCTGTTGTCGCTGATCGCCGCCCAGTTCCGGCGTTATGCCGGCGCGCAGCTCTTCGCCTTCGACAAGGGCAATTCCATGTTGCCGCTGACGCTTGCTGCCGGCGGCGATCATTATGACATTGCGGGCGAGGGGGCTGCCCTTTCCTTCTGCCCGCTTGCCGATCTGGAATCCGAAGGCGACCGCGCATGGGCGAGCGAATGGATCGAGACGTTGGTCGCCATGCAGGGCGTACAGATCACGCCCGAGCATCGCAACGCCATTTCCCGGCAGATCGGGCTGCTTGTCCAGTCGAAAGGACGATCGCTCTCTGACTTCGTTTCCGGTGTCCAGCACCGTGAGATCAAGACGGCGCTGCACCACTATACGGTCGACGGTCCCATGGGGCAGTTGCTCGACGCCGAGGAGGACGGCCTGTCGCTCGGATCATTCCAGACCTTCGAGATCGAGCAGCTCATGAATATGGGCGAGCGCAATCTGGTGCCGGTTCTTCTCTATCTCTTCCGCAGGATCGAGAAACGGCTGACTGGAGCCCCCAGTCTCATCATTCTCGACGAGGCCTGGCTGATGCTCGGCCATCCGACCTTCCGCGACAAGATCCGCGAATGGCTCAAGGTCTTGCGCAAGGCGAACTGCGCCGTGGTGTTGGCCACCCAGTCGATCTCCGATGCGGAACGCTCCGGCATCATCGACGTGCTGAAGGAATCCTGCCCGACCAAGGTCTGCCTGCCGAACGGAGCGGCGCGAGAGCCGGGCACGCGCGAATTCTACGAACGGATTGGCTTCAACGAGCGCCAGATCGAGATCGTCGCGACCGCCACGCCCAAGCGCGAATATTACGTCTCGAGCCCGGAGGGCAGGCGGCTGTTCGACATGGCGCTCGGGCCGGTCGCGCTCGCCTTTGTCGGCGCGGCCGGCAAGGAGGACCTCAAGCGCATCCGCACACTCGTCGAGCAGTTCGGGCCTGACTGGCCCGTCCAATGGCTTACGGAAAGGGGGATCGGCAATGCAACCGAGATTTTCAGGCAGGTTTAG
- a CDS encoding TrbC/VirB2 family protein produces MSHRWVRVAALSAFVVALSTAQPALAGGGGGLPWEGPLQQIQQSITGPVAGFIALAAVAVAGGMLIFGGELNDFARRLMYVVLVAGILLGATQIVGLFGASGASIGIAELHPSGLALGAGEGRAHG; encoded by the coding sequence ATGTCGCATAGATGGGTCAGGGTCGCAGCACTGTCCGCTTTTGTCGTCGCGCTATCGACGGCTCAGCCCGCACTGGCCGGCGGCGGAGGCGGTCTGCCGTGGGAAGGGCCGCTGCAGCAAATCCAGCAATCGATCACCGGCCCGGTCGCCGGCTTCATCGCATTGGCGGCTGTCGCGGTCGCCGGCGGCATGCTGATCTTCGGCGGCGAGCTGAACGATTTCGCGCGACGGCTGATGTATGTCGTGCTCGTCGCCGGCATTCTGCTTGGCGCTACACAGATCGTCGGCCTGTTCGGTGCTTCAGGCGCATCGATCGGCATAGCCGAACTCCATCCATCTGGCCTGGCGCTCGGGGCGGGGGAGGGGAGGGCGCATGGCTGA
- the trbG gene encoding P-type conjugative transfer protein TrbG, whose product MAPLLIAACSSAAAGQGLSTNETRGTSLSTQWQQSAGVVTRGPDGKVVFLFGQVQPSIVCSPLQVCDIELQPGEIVRDVLLGDTVRWKVEPATSGAPGGQAVHLIVKPAEPGLLTSMVVTTSRRTYHIQLKSHHSQYMARVGFDYPEDVNARLSEINARMEASIVPGAGVPADQLNFNFSASGSARWKPTRIYSDGTKTYIQFPRSLSGQDAPVLFVVSGRENRIVNYRLNGTMMVVDYHIDHAILVSGVGRSQEKIVIRRRG is encoded by the coding sequence ATGGCGCCGCTGCTGATCGCAGCTTGCTCCAGCGCCGCGGCAGGGCAGGGGCTGTCCACCAACGAAACGCGGGGCACCAGTCTCTCCACGCAATGGCAGCAAAGTGCCGGCGTCGTCACGCGCGGGCCGGATGGCAAGGTCGTGTTCCTGTTCGGCCAGGTGCAACCGTCGATCGTCTGCTCGCCGCTTCAGGTCTGCGACATTGAGCTCCAGCCCGGCGAGATCGTCCGCGATGTCCTTCTCGGCGACACGGTGCGCTGGAAAGTCGAACCGGCGACGTCCGGTGCGCCGGGTGGGCAGGCCGTACACCTGATCGTCAAGCCGGCCGAGCCGGGCCTTTTGACCTCGATGGTGGTCACGACTTCACGCCGCACCTACCATATCCAGCTCAAATCCCATCACAGCCAGTATATGGCGCGCGTCGGATTCGACTATCCGGAAGACGTCAACGCACGTCTTTCCGAGATCAATGCACGGATGGAGGCGAGCATCGTTCCCGGCGCCGGCGTGCCGGCCGACCAGCTGAATTTCAATTTCTCGGCGTCCGGAAGCGCGCGCTGGAAGCCGACGCGGATCTATTCCGACGGCACGAAGACATACATCCAGTTCCCGCGCTCATTGTCCGGGCAGGATGCGCCGGTGCTCTTCGTCGTCTCCGGCCGCGAGAACCGCATCGTCAACTACCGTCTCAACGGCACGATGATGGTTGTCGACTATCACATCGATCACGCCATTCTGGTCTCCGGCGTCGGCCGCAGCCAGGAGAAGATAGTCATCCGGCGGAGGGGCTGA